From a region of the Flavobacterium sediminilitoris genome:
- a CDS encoding glycine--tRNA ligase, with product MAKQEDIFKNVISHAKEYGFIFPSSEIYDGLSAVYDYAQNGVELKKNIREYWWKSMVQMHDNIVGIDASIFMHPTTWKASGHIDAFSDPLIDNKDSKKRYRADVLIEDYAEKINIKAQKEIEKAKNRFGDAFNEEEFVTTNERVKGYLEQKNQILQRLARSLENDDLADVKSLIEELGIACPDSGSKNWTEVRQFNLMFATKIGASADTAMDLYLRPETAQGIFVNFLNVQKTGRMKIPFGIAQTGKAFRNEIVARQFIFRMREFEQMEMQFFVKPGEEMKYYEFWKETRLKWHLSLGLGKENYRFHDHEKLAHYANAAADIEFDFPFGFKELEGIHSRTDFDLKAHEEYSGKKLQFFDNETNSSYVPYVVETSVGLDRMFLAVFSKALQEETLEDGSVRTVLRLPSVLAPTKAAILPLIKKDGLPEVAKEIIEELKWDFNVSYDEKDAVGRRYRRQDALGTPFCITIDHQTLEDKTVTIRHRDSMQQDRVAITELREIINNEVSMRNWLMKM from the coding sequence ATGGCAAAACAGGAAGATATTTTTAAAAACGTAATTTCACATGCAAAAGAATACGGATTCATTTTTCCGTCTAGTGAAATTTATGATGGTTTAAGCGCAGTTTATGATTACGCTCAAAATGGTGTAGAACTAAAGAAAAACATTCGAGAATATTGGTGGAAATCAATGGTTCAAATGCATGATAATATTGTAGGAATTGATGCTTCAATATTTATGCATCCTACAACATGGAAAGCTTCTGGTCACATAGATGCTTTTAGTGATCCTTTAATTGATAATAAGGATTCTAAAAAAAGATACCGTGCAGATGTTTTAATTGAAGACTATGCTGAAAAAATTAATATAAAAGCACAAAAAGAAATTGAAAAGGCAAAAAACCGTTTTGGTGATGCATTCAATGAAGAAGAATTTGTGACTACAAATGAACGTGTTAAAGGGTATTTAGAGCAAAAAAATCAAATTTTACAGCGTTTAGCTCGTTCATTAGAAAACGATGATCTTGCAGATGTAAAGTCGCTAATTGAAGAATTAGGCATAGCTTGTCCAGATTCGGGTTCTAAAAATTGGACAGAAGTACGTCAATTTAATTTAATGTTTGCTACAAAAATTGGAGCATCTGCTGATACAGCTATGGATCTGTATTTGCGTCCTGAAACAGCTCAAGGTATTTTTGTTAACTTTTTGAATGTTCAAAAAACAGGAAGAATGAAGATTCCTTTTGGAATTGCGCAAACAGGAAAAGCATTTCGTAATGAAATTGTTGCAAGACAGTTTATTTTTAGAATGCGTGAATTTGAACAAATGGAAATGCAATTTTTTGTAAAACCAGGTGAAGAAATGAAATACTATGAGTTTTGGAAAGAAACTCGTTTAAAATGGCATCTGTCTTTAGGTTTAGGAAAAGAAAACTATCGTTTTCATGATCATGAGAAATTAGCACACTATGCAAATGCAGCAGCAGATATTGAATTTGATTTTCCTTTTGGATTTAAAGAATTAGAAGGAATTCATTCTAGAACGGATTTCGATTTGAAGGCTCATGAAGAATATTCAGGTAAGAAATTACAGTTTTTTGATAACGAGACAAATTCTAGTTACGTTCCTTATGTTGTAGAAACTTCTGTTGGTTTAGATAGAATGTTTTTAGCTGTTTTTTCAAAAGCTTTACAAGAAGAAACCTTGGAAGATGGCTCTGTGAGAACAGTTTTACGTTTGCCTTCGGTTTTAGCTCCAACTAAAGCAGCTATTTTACCATTAATTAAAAAAGATGGATTGCCAGAAGTAGCAAAAGAAATTATTGAAGAGTTAAAATGGGACTTTAATGTTTCTTATGATGAGAAAGATGCGGTAGGAAGACGTTATAGAAGGCAAGATGCATTAGGAACACCATTTTGTATTACTATAGACCATCAAACATTAGAAGATAAAACGGTTACTATTCGTCATCGTGATTCTATGCAACAAGATAGAGTTGCAATTACAGAATTAAGAGAAATTATTAATAATGAGGTTTCAATGAGAAACTGGTTAATGAAAATGTAG
- a CDS encoding ComF family protein, which produces MNHVKGKFYGIIDIQFASSMLYFQNNGIVQRLIHQLKYKGKQEIGTYLAENYALDLKDIDNKYKFDLIIPVPLHPKKIKKRGYNQVETFCLTLSKALQISYNSEILFRKNNSKTQTRKNKNERFENTESFFDVIFDETFHGKHFLLVDDVITTGATIESCVKALLKIPNAKVSVITMAYTQS; this is translated from the coding sequence ATGAATCATGTCAAAGGTAAATTTTATGGAATAATTGATATTCAATTTGCTTCTTCAATGCTTTATTTCCAAAACAACGGAATTGTACAAAGGCTAATTCATCAATTAAAATACAAAGGAAAACAAGAAATTGGCACCTATTTGGCAGAGAATTATGCTTTAGATTTAAAAGACATAGATAACAAGTATAAGTTCGACCTTATAATTCCCGTTCCATTACATCCTAAAAAAATAAAGAAACGAGGTTATAATCAAGTCGAAACATTTTGTTTAACATTATCTAAAGCATTACAAATCTCCTATAATTCAGAAATATTATTTCGAAAAAACAATTCAAAAACACAAACAAGGAAAAATAAAAATGAAAGATTTGAAAATACCGAATCATTTTTTGACGTTATATTTGATGAAACATTTCATGGAAAGCATTTTTTACTTGTTGATGATGTAATAACAACTGGAGCAACAATAGAATCGTGTGTAAAAGCTTTATTAAAAATACCAAATGCGAAAGTGAGTGTTATAACAATGGCTTACACACAATCATAA
- a CDS encoding Ig-like domain-containing protein, with product MKKTYLTILFIVISTFIFTTSCAKRGTINGGAKDTIAPKITSSFPDNFSTNFSGREIKINFNELIKVKDINKQLIISPPLEKQPTIIPQGSASKFISVKILEDLKPNTTYSFNFGQSITDNNEGNPYSQFKYVFSTGSYIDSLALLGNIKDAYEQKPDNFVNIQLYDATTFKDSTVFKETPLYVTNTLDSLKVFALENLKAGTYKIIALKDKNNNYKYDPKSDKIGFLDETITLPVDNTLYEIELFKEKPKFKVEKPIQQSNNKFFMGYQGDIKDVKITAKMGLEEIPVKMTKFPDKGKDSVQLFFPVSKLDTLEISIKKDNYIKNFKTKVKELKLTDSLKINAVQNTLNFRDKFTLKTKTPINSIDKNKITLTNKDSIVIPFEYSYNEYEEEILFDFKKEENQKYQIELLPGAITDFYNTTNDSLRFSFNTKLLSDYGNLKVIIKNANRFPYILEVLTAKGDVVASAISNDENIIYFDAIEPSIYTLRIIYDDNKNNIWDTGDYLNKKYAEEIVYYPKGIDVRANWDVEQEFDLGE from the coding sequence ATGAAAAAAACATATTTGACAATTCTTTTTATAGTTATTAGCACATTTATTTTTACAACTAGTTGTGCAAAAAGAGGAACTATAAATGGTGGTGCAAAAGATACTATTGCTCCAAAAATCACATCAAGTTTTCCTGATAATTTTAGTACAAATTTTTCAGGAAGAGAGATCAAGATTAATTTTAATGAGCTTATTAAAGTAAAAGATATTAATAAGCAATTAATTATTTCTCCTCCATTAGAAAAACAACCTACAATTATTCCACAAGGAAGCGCTAGTAAATTTATTTCGGTTAAGATTTTAGAAGATTTAAAACCAAATACTACTTATAGTTTTAATTTCGGCCAGAGTATTACTGACAACAATGAAGGTAATCCTTATTCTCAGTTTAAATACGTCTTTTCTACTGGCAGTTATATTGATTCTCTGGCTTTATTAGGTAACATAAAAGATGCTTATGAACAAAAACCTGACAATTTTGTCAACATTCAATTATATGATGCTACAACCTTTAAAGATTCAACGGTTTTTAAAGAAACTCCTTTATATGTAACCAATACTTTAGATAGCTTAAAAGTATTTGCATTAGAAAATTTAAAAGCAGGAACATATAAAATAATTGCATTAAAAGACAAAAACAACAACTATAAATATGATCCAAAATCGGATAAAATTGGTTTCTTAGATGAAACCATAACTCTTCCCGTAGACAATACTTTATATGAAATAGAATTATTCAAGGAAAAACCTAAGTTTAAAGTTGAAAAACCTATTCAGCAATCAAATAATAAATTTTTCATGGGTTACCAAGGTGACATAAAAGATGTAAAGATTACTGCAAAAATGGGATTAGAAGAGATTCCTGTTAAAATGACGAAATTTCCAGATAAAGGAAAAGATTCTGTTCAATTATTTTTTCCTGTTTCAAAATTAGACACACTTGAAATATCTATTAAAAAAGACAATTATATTAAGAATTTTAAAACTAAAGTTAAAGAATTAAAACTAACGGACTCATTAAAAATTAATGCAGTTCAAAATACTCTAAACTTTAGAGACAAGTTTACATTAAAAACTAAAACACCAATAAACTCTATTGATAAAAACAAAATTACACTAACTAATAAAGATTCTATAGTAATCCCTTTTGAGTATAGCTATAATGAATATGAGGAAGAAATTCTATTTGACTTTAAAAAAGAAGAAAATCAAAAATACCAGATAGAACTACTTCCAGGAGCTATTACTGATTTTTACAATACCACTAATGATTCATTACGCTTTTCATTTAATACAAAACTGCTTTCAGACTATGGAAACTTGAAAGTAATAATTAAAAATGCTAATAGATTCCCTTATATTTTAGAAGTTTTAACTGCCAAAGGAGATGTAGTTGCTTCTGCAATTAGTAATGACGAAAATATTATTTATTTTGATGCAATTGAACCAAGTATTTATACTTTAAGAATCATATATGATGATAATAAAAATAATATTTGGGACACAGGAGACTATCTAAATAAAAAATATGCTGAAGAAATCGTCTACTATCCAAAAGGAATAGATGTTAGAGCAAATTGGGACGTAGAACAAGAATTTGATTTAGGAGAGTAA
- a CDS encoding nitrilase family protein, with amino-acid sequence MRVALFQTKLIWERPKENRSLIQEYINSCDKEYDLLVLPEMFTSGFTMNPERVAEKMDGETIEWLKLVAIEKNIAITGSLVIEESENYYNRLVFVFPNGNIQYYDKRHLFTLAGEEKVYKAGKEKLIVEYKGWKICPFICYDLRFPVFSRNVENYDLLIYVANWPKPRIQAWNSLLKARAIENISYLVGVNRIGADDNEMEYVGSSQVVDYLGNERLNCDDEQGIFIIELDKQEMIETRNKLNFLNDKDSFIIQF; translated from the coding sequence ATGAGAGTAGCATTATTTCAAACCAAACTTATTTGGGAACGCCCAAAAGAAAATAGAAGTTTAATTCAAGAGTACATTAATTCATGTGATAAGGAGTACGATTTATTAGTATTGCCAGAAATGTTTACGTCTGGGTTTACTATGAATCCAGAGAGGGTTGCAGAGAAAATGGATGGAGAAACTATTGAATGGTTGAAATTAGTAGCTATAGAAAAAAACATAGCGATAACAGGTAGTTTGGTTATTGAAGAAAGTGAAAATTACTATAATCGTCTTGTTTTTGTTTTTCCAAATGGAAATATTCAGTATTATGATAAACGACATTTATTTACTTTAGCAGGAGAGGAAAAAGTATATAAAGCAGGAAAAGAAAAATTAATAGTTGAATATAAAGGATGGAAGATTTGTCCATTTATTTGTTATGATTTACGTTTTCCTGTTTTTAGTAGAAATGTTGAAAATTATGATTTATTGATTTATGTTGCAAATTGGCCTAAACCAAGAATTCAAGCATGGAACTCCCTTTTAAAAGCAAGAGCAATTGAAAATATTTCTTACTTAGTAGGAGTAAATAGAATAGGTGCTGATGATAATGAAATGGAATATGTAGGAAGCTCTCAAGTAGTTGACTATTTAGGAAATGAAAGATTAAATTGTGATGATGAGCAAGGAATATTTATTATTGAGCTTGATAAACAAGAAATGATCGAAACAAGAAATAAACTAAATTTCTTGAACGATAAAGACTCTTTTATAATTCAGTTTTAA
- a CDS encoding aminotransferase class III-fold pyridoxal phosphate-dependent enzyme, whose amino-acid sequence MITFIQDYIPSKIKSITKLGGYDNANYLIETTETKYVLKTYPYTEDTLDLITAENHALIHLQNFKNIETPIPIKFNNGETILTLSLNNNKTLFRLLSFIQGDFLAEVSHDKDLMTSYGTTIGLLNLYLKDFKNYYYKSRNWEWNIENLNLNKKYLVNINDPENRRIAEYFFNQFDEIVLPKKEELRKAIIHNDINEWNILVKNNKISGLIDFGDLSYSFQINELAIAIIYATYNKENYLTDALIITKSYHEKHPLLEIEIDVLYYIIAARLVISVCNSAHARNVNPKNTHTLISEEKAWKMLHYLIATNPIFITNAFKESLGFEIKKPLEAEKIKEKRHEHLAKILSISYNNPIYVERAAFQYMYDAYGNTFLDAYNNIPHVGHSHPKVVKAGQIQMSKLNTNTRYLYDILNTYAEKLLSKFPATLNKVFFVNSGSEANDLAIRMAKKHTSNSNVMVIEHGYHGHTQIGIDISDYKFSNPKGQGQKEYIIKTEIPDTYRGRYTQNDGTAGKLYAENTINDIKASTNKIAAFIAEPIVGCAGQIPLAKGYLKPVYEAIRAQGGICISDEVQTGFGRLGEHFWGFEAQGVIPDMVVIGKPIGNGHPMAAVICTEEIASSFNTGVEFFTSFGGNPVSCAIGLAVLEVIEEENLQENAKKVGDYYKERFANLKEKYPCIGNIRGSGLFLGFDIVKDDTKEPDTKLAQYIKNQLREKNILISTDGPADNVLKTKPPIIFTKKDVDIVVKNTDTILENYYKNP is encoded by the coding sequence ATGATTACATTCATTCAAGACTATATTCCCTCAAAAATTAAATCCATCACTAAACTTGGTGGTTATGACAACGCAAATTATTTGATTGAAACTACAGAAACTAAATATGTTCTAAAAACTTACCCATATACTGAAGACACTCTTGATTTAATAACAGCGGAAAATCATGCTTTAATCCATCTTCAAAATTTTAAAAATATTGAAACTCCAATTCCAATAAAATTTAATAATGGAGAAACAATATTAACTTTATCTCTAAATAACAATAAAACATTATTCCGATTATTATCATTTATTCAAGGTGATTTTTTAGCAGAAGTAAGTCATGATAAAGACTTAATGACATCTTACGGAACAACAATAGGCTTGTTAAACCTTTATTTAAAAGATTTTAAAAATTATTACTACAAAAGTAGAAACTGGGAATGGAATATTGAAAATCTAAACTTAAACAAAAAATATTTAGTTAATATTAATGATCCTGAAAACAGACGAATAGCAGAATATTTTTTTAATCAATTTGACGAAATAGTACTTCCGAAAAAAGAAGAATTGAGAAAAGCAATTATTCATAATGACATCAATGAATGGAACATTTTAGTAAAAAACAATAAGATATCTGGGCTAATTGATTTTGGAGATTTATCTTATTCTTTTCAGATAAATGAATTAGCTATTGCAATTATATATGCAACTTATAACAAAGAAAATTATTTAACAGATGCTTTAATAATCACGAAATCGTATCATGAAAAACATCCATTATTAGAAATTGAAATTGACGTTTTATATTACATCATAGCCGCAAGATTAGTAATTAGTGTATGTAATTCTGCACATGCAAGAAATGTAAATCCAAAGAACACCCACACACTAATAAGTGAAGAAAAAGCATGGAAAATGCTTCACTATTTAATTGCTACAAATCCAATTTTTATAACTAATGCATTTAAAGAATCATTAGGTTTTGAGATAAAAAAACCTTTAGAGGCAGAAAAAATAAAAGAAAAACGTCATGAACATTTAGCAAAAATTTTATCCATTAGTTACAACAATCCTATTTATGTGGAACGAGCAGCATTTCAATATATGTATGATGCATACGGAAACACATTTTTAGATGCATATAACAATATCCCTCATGTTGGTCATTCACACCCAAAAGTAGTAAAAGCAGGTCAAATTCAAATGTCAAAATTAAATACCAATACTCGATATTTATACGATATTTTAAATACTTATGCTGAAAAATTATTATCAAAATTTCCAGCTACACTTAATAAAGTATTTTTTGTCAATTCTGGTAGCGAAGCAAACGATTTAGCTATTAGAATGGCTAAAAAACATACATCCAATTCAAATGTAATGGTTATAGAACATGGATATCATGGCCATACTCAAATAGGAATTGACATTAGCGATTATAAATTTAGTAATCCAAAAGGACAAGGTCAAAAAGAATATATTATAAAAACAGAAATTCCTGATACTTATAGAGGCCGATATACACAAAATGATGGTACAGCTGGCAAACTATATGCTGAAAACACTATAAACGACATAAAAGCCAGTACTAATAAAATTGCAGCATTCATTGCTGAACCAATAGTTGGGTGTGCTGGTCAAATTCCATTAGCAAAAGGATATTTAAAGCCCGTTTACGAGGCCATTAGAGCACAAGGCGGTATTTGTATTAGTGATGAAGTACAAACAGGATTTGGAAGACTCGGCGAACACTTTTGGGGTTTTGAAGCACAAGGAGTTATCCCTGACATGGTTGTAATTGGCAAACCAATAGGTAATGGACATCCAATGGCAGCAGTAATTTGTACGGAAGAAATAGCATCTTCTTTTAATACTGGTGTAGAATTTTTCACATCTTTTGGAGGAAATCCCGTTTCATGTGCAATAGGACTAGCTGTTTTAGAAGTAATTGAAGAAGAAAATTTACAAGAAAACGCAAAAAAAGTTGGAGATTATTACAAAGAAAGGTTTGCTAATCTCAAAGAAAAATATCCTTGCATAGGTAATATTCGAGGTTCAGGATTATTTCTAGGTTTCGACATTGTTAAAGATGACACAAAAGAACCCGATACAAAGTTAGCACAATACATTAAAAATCAATTAAGAGAAAAAAATATTTTAATTAGCACAGATGGTCCTGCTGATAATGTTTTAAAGACAAAACCTCCTATTATTTTTACAAAAAAAGATGTAGATATTGTCGTAAAGAACACAGATACTATATTAGAAAATTACTACAAGAATCCCTAA
- a CDS encoding succinate dehydrogenase/fumarate reductase iron-sulfur subunit yields the protein MSTAKNINITLKIWRQKNAKTKGGIETYKLDNVSTASSFLEMLDQLNEQLVSERKEPVAFDHDCREGICGMCSLYINGRAHGPETGTTTCQLHMRKFNDGDTIYIEPWRSKAFPVIKDLVVDRTSFDRIQQAGGFVSVNTSGNTIDANSIPVPKADADKAFEAAACIGCGACVASCKNGSAMLFVGAKVSQYALLPQGKVEATQRVLNMVRQMDEEGFGNCTNTGACEIECPKGISLENIARMNREYLKASII from the coding sequence ATGAGTACAGCAAAAAATATCAATATAACCTTAAAAATTTGGCGTCAGAAAAATGCTAAAACTAAAGGTGGTATAGAAACGTATAAGTTAGATAATGTTTCTACAGCAAGTTCGTTTTTGGAAATGTTGGACCAATTAAACGAACAATTAGTAAGCGAAAGAAAAGAACCTGTTGCTTTTGATCACGATTGTCGTGAAGGAATTTGCGGTATGTGTTCATTGTATATTAATGGTAGAGCACACGGACCAGAAACAGGAACAACAACATGTCAGTTGCACATGCGTAAGTTTAACGATGGTGATACTATCTACATTGAACCATGGAGAAGTAAAGCTTTCCCTGTAATCAAGGATTTAGTGGTTGATCGTACTTCTTTTGATAGAATTCAGCAAGCAGGTGGTTTCGTGTCGGTTAATACTTCAGGAAATACAATTGATGCTAATTCAATTCCTGTCCCTAAAGCAGATGCAGATAAAGCTTTTGAAGCAGCAGCTTGTATTGGTTGTGGGGCTTGTGTTGCATCTTGTAAAAATGGTTCTGCAATGTTGTTTGTTGGAGCTAAAGTTTCACAATATGCATTATTACCGCAAGGAAAAGTAGAGGCAACACAACGTGTATTAAACATGGTACGCCAAATGGATGAAGAAGGGTTCGGTAATTGTACAAATACTGGTGCTTGTGAAATAGAATGTCCAAAAGGTATTTCTTTAGAGAACATTGCTCGTATGAATAGAGAATATTTGAAAGCAAGTATTATCTAA
- a CDS encoding fumarate reductase/succinate dehydrogenase flavoprotein subunit: MKLDSKIPEGPLAKKWTDYKDHLKLVAPNNRPKIDIIVVGTGLAGASAAASLGEMGYNVKAFCFQDSPRRAHSIAAQGGINAAKNYQNDGDSIYRLFYDTIKGGDYRAREANVHRLAEVSGNIIDQCVAQGVPFAREYGGMLDNRSFGGVQVQRTFYAAGQTGQQLLLGAYSALSRQIGLGRVKMFNRHEMLDLVKIDGKARGIIARNLVTGEVERHSAHAVVIASGGYGNVYFLSTNAMGSNVTASWKIHKQGAAFANPCYVQIHPTCIPVHGTNQSKLTLMSESLRNSGRIWVPKKKEDAEAIRAGKLKPTQIAEEDRDYYLERRYPAFGNLVPRDVASRAAKERCDAGYGIEANDTNEGVYLDFSSEVKSKGKEVAYAQGNHNPSEEEIITLGKKWLEEKYGNLFEMYEKITDENPYETPMKIYPAVHYTMGGVWVDYNLQSSIPGCFVAGEANFSDHGANRLGASALMQGLADGYFVLPYTVSNYLADEIRTGKISTDAPEFAEAEKNVRDSINMFLNNNGTKSVDHFHKKLGHVMWNKVGMARNEQGLKEAIEEIGKIREEFYKEVYVPGSADEMNPELEKALRVADFLELGQLMAMDALQRKESCGGHFREEYQDAEGETLRDDVNMAFVGAWEYKGQDTTKAELHKEDLKYEFIKIAARNYK; encoded by the coding sequence ATGAAGTTAGATTCTAAAATACCAGAAGGGCCATTGGCAAAAAAATGGACCGATTATAAAGATCATTTAAAATTAGTTGCTCCAAACAACCGTCCAAAAATTGACATTATCGTTGTTGGTACAGGTTTGGCAGGTGCTTCAGCAGCAGCTTCTCTTGGAGAAATGGGATATAATGTAAAAGCGTTTTGTTTTCAAGATTCTCCTCGTCGTGCGCATTCAATTGCAGCGCAAGGAGGTATCAATGCAGCAAAAAATTACCAAAATGACGGAGATTCTATCTACCGTTTGTTTTACGATACCATTAAAGGAGGTGACTACCGTGCACGTGAAGCAAACGTTCATCGTTTAGCAGAGGTTTCAGGTAATATTATCGACCAATGTGTAGCTCAAGGAGTTCCTTTTGCTCGTGAGTATGGTGGAATGTTAGATAATCGTTCTTTTGGTGGAGTACAGGTACAACGTACTTTTTATGCTGCTGGACAAACAGGACAACAATTATTATTAGGGGCATATTCAGCTTTATCAAGACAAATCGGATTAGGACGTGTTAAAATGTTCAACCGTCATGAAATGTTAGACTTGGTTAAAATTGATGGAAAAGCACGTGGAATTATTGCTCGTAACTTGGTTACTGGTGAAGTTGAAAGACATTCTGCCCATGCAGTTGTAATCGCTTCTGGAGGTTACGGAAATGTTTATTTCCTTTCTACAAATGCAATGGGAAGTAATGTAACAGCTTCTTGGAAAATTCACAAACAAGGTGCTGCTTTTGCAAATCCATGTTACGTACAAATTCACCCAACTTGTATTCCGGTTCATGGAACAAATCAATCGAAGTTAACGTTAATGTCAGAATCATTACGTAACTCGGGTCGTATTTGGGTACCAAAGAAAAAAGAAGATGCTGAAGCAATTCGTGCAGGTAAATTAAAACCAACGCAAATTGCAGAAGAAGATAGAGATTATTACTTAGAAAGAAGATATCCAGCATTCGGTAACTTAGTACCTCGTGACGTTGCATCTCGTGCAGCTAAAGAGCGTTGTGATGCAGGTTATGGAATTGAAGCAAACGATACTAACGAAGGTGTTTACTTAGATTTCTCTTCTGAAGTGAAGAGTAAAGGTAAAGAGGTAGCGTATGCTCAAGGGAATCACAATCCTTCGGAAGAAGAAATTATTACTTTAGGAAAAAAATGGTTGGAAGAAAAGTATGGTAACCTATTCGAAATGTATGAAAAAATTACTGACGAAAATCCATATGAAACACCAATGAAAATTTATCCAGCAGTTCACTATACAATGGGTGGAGTTTGGGTTGATTATAACTTACAATCATCAATACCTGGATGTTTCGTAGCAGGTGAAGCAAATTTCTCTGATCACGGTGCTAACCGTTTAGGAGCTTCTGCTTTAATGCAAGGTTTAGCGGATGGTTATTTCGTATTGCCTTATACTGTTTCTAACTATTTAGCTGATGAAATACGTACGGGTAAAATTTCTACTGATGCACCAGAATTTGCTGAAGCGGAGAAGAATGTAAGAGATTCTATCAATATGTTCTTAAATAACAACGGAACAAAATCGGTTGACCATTTCCATAAAAAATTAGGACACGTAATGTGGAATAAAGTGGGTATGGCGCGTAACGAACAAGGATTAAAAGAAGCAATTGAAGAAATCGGAAAAATCCGTGAAGAATTCTATAAAGAGGTTTACGTTCCGGGTAGTGCAGATGAAATGAACCCAGAATTAGAAAAAGCACTTCGTGTAGCAGATTTCCTTGAACTAGGACAATTAATGGCTATGGATGCTTTACAACGTAAAGAATCTTGTGGAGGTCACTTTAGAGAAGAGTATCAAGATGCTGAAGGAGAAACTCTTCGTGATGATGTTAACATGGCATTCGTAGGCGCTTGGGAATATAAAGGGCAAGATACTACTAAAGCCGAACTTCACAAAGAAGATTTGAAATACGAGTTCATTAAAATTGCAGCTAGAAACTATAAATAA
- a CDS encoding succinate dehydrogenase cytochrome b subunit has translation MAKSALLKSSIAKKYWMALTGLFLCLFLAGHLAGNLQLLVPNNALNFNQYALFMTTNPAVKLLSYLTYISIIFHAIDGILLAFQNKAARPINYAKTSPSANSSFASRNMAVLGTIILVFIVTHMVNFWAKMHFDKNIPLASKEVVSQMGKTKMAIGVLGSQNPFFPLDSLGKLDKNILESNKLQVLDVTKVIAVENNNDVVFEGYKDLYKITYDFFRDAKYGLLFTIGYVLAMLALGFHLWHGFQSAFQSLGINNKFTPTIKFIGRAFAVIVPLLFAIIPLYIHFTK, from the coding sequence ATGGCAAAATCAGCACTTCTAAAGTCATCTATTGCTAAAAAATACTGGATGGCTCTTACAGGTTTATTTTTATGCTTGTTTTTAGCTGGTCACTTAGCTGGAAATCTTCAGTTATTAGTACCAAATAATGCTTTGAATTTTAATCAGTATGCATTGTTTATGACCACTAATCCTGCAGTAAAATTACTTTCTTATTTAACTTACATTTCTATTATTTTTCATGCAATTGACGGTATTTTGTTGGCTTTTCAAAATAAAGCAGCAAGACCGATTAATTATGCAAAAACGAGTCCTTCGGCAAACAGTAGTTTTGCATCTCGTAATATGGCAGTTTTGGGAACTATCATTTTAGTTTTCATTGTAACACATATGGTGAATTTTTGGGCTAAAATGCATTTTGACAAAAATATTCCATTAGCATCAAAAGAAGTTGTTAGTCAAATGGGAAAAACAAAAATGGCTATTGGAGTTTTAGGTTCTCAGAATCCATTTTTTCCTCTAGATTCTTTAGGGAAACTAGATAAAAATATTCTGGAAAGTAATAAATTACAAGTACTAGATGTTACTAAAGTAATAGCAGTTGAAAATAATAATGATGTTGTTTTTGAAGGATATAAAGACTTGTATAAAATTACGTATGACTTTTTTAGAGATGCAAAATATGGCTTATTATTTACAATTGGTTATGTTTTAGCTATGTTAGCATTAGGATTCCACTTATGGCATGGTTTTCAAAGTGCATTCCAATCGTTGGGTATAAATAATAAGTTTACACCAACAATCAAATTTATTGGAAGAGCTTTTGCAGTAATCGTACCTTTATTATTTGCGATTATTCCTTTATATATACACTTTACTAAATAA